Proteins encoded together in one Planctomyces sp. SH-PL14 window:
- a CDS encoding HlyD family secretion protein, producing the protein MPLTTTTFTGPAIAPRPWAATWRRLRSVGLSAAVTAVACSAWGVALADEKLEIDRVILKVMEEVRIPFQDEGVVQELTVREGAMIQRGQRLGKVDDVDAKLAVARAESDLRLAQHVAANKLPVSLAEKAVDQASQAVTEGQALYDVAAQTARDDTPIRAAVKAHGVAANELQRHLAAKERSDQSVSESKIEALQLMADKALLEAEHARQENDINGLRAKAQGEAVKRLDLAIDKAKLDVQNAASGMEESQLEADLKRRDLEIAQHRLNRRQLVSPVDGIVVEVMHRVGEWVQPGEAILRVLQINRLRAEGFVLADRPIPGLLGASALVKIPQSTGAQIERRGKVVFVNPEVDPVNNQRRIWIEFDNADLVLLPGMLGTATVELPGN; encoded by the coding sequence ATGCCTTTGACTACGACGACCTTCACCGGCCCCGCCATCGCTCCCCGTCCGTGGGCCGCGACGTGGCGGCGGCTTCGCTCCGTCGGACTTTCGGCCGCCGTGACCGCCGTCGCGTGCTCGGCCTGGGGCGTCGCGCTCGCCGACGAGAAGCTGGAGATCGACCGCGTCATCCTGAAGGTGATGGAAGAGGTCCGGATTCCGTTCCAGGACGAAGGGGTCGTGCAGGAGCTGACCGTCCGCGAAGGGGCGATGATCCAGCGCGGACAGCGGCTGGGGAAAGTGGACGATGTCGACGCGAAGCTGGCCGTCGCCCGGGCGGAGTCCGACCTGCGGCTGGCCCAGCACGTGGCCGCCAACAAGCTCCCGGTCTCGCTGGCGGAGAAGGCGGTCGATCAGGCGAGCCAGGCGGTCACCGAGGGGCAGGCGCTCTACGACGTGGCGGCCCAGACCGCCCGCGACGACACGCCGATCCGCGCCGCCGTCAAAGCCCACGGCGTGGCGGCCAACGAGCTCCAGCGGCACCTGGCCGCCAAGGAACGCTCCGACCAGTCGGTCTCCGAGTCCAAGATCGAAGCCCTGCAGCTCATGGCGGACAAGGCCCTCCTGGAAGCGGAGCACGCCCGCCAGGAGAACGACATCAACGGCCTGCGGGCCAAGGCCCAGGGGGAAGCGGTCAAGCGGCTCGACCTGGCGATCGACAAGGCGAAGCTCGACGTGCAGAACGCCGCCTCCGGGATGGAGGAGTCGCAGCTGGAGGCGGACCTCAAGCGCCGCGACCTCGAGATCGCCCAGCACCGCCTGAACCGCCGGCAGCTGGTCTCGCCGGTCGACGGGATCGTCGTCGAAGTCATGCACCGCGTGGGCGAGTGGGTTCAGCCGGGGGAGGCGATCCTGCGGGTCCTGCAGATCAACCGCCTGCGGGCGGAGGGCTTTGTCCTGGCCGATCGCCCGATCCCCGGTCTGCTGGGAGCGAGCGCCCTCGTCAAGATCCCCCAGAGCACGGGGGCCCAGATCGAGCGGCGGGGGAAGGTGGTCTTCGTGAACCCGGAAGTCGACCCGGTCAACAACCAGCGGCGGATCTGGATTGAGTTCGACAACGCCGACCTCGTCCTGCTCCCGGGGATGCTGGGGACCGCGACGGTGGAGCTGCCGGGGAATTGA
- a CDS encoding HlyD family efflux transporter periplasmic adaptor subunit, whose protein sequence is MTSPALALRSDLVCREIRFDRRRMWVIKDPFREKFFHLSADELLILQNLDGRRSVEEAYETFQHQRPDRFLGADDFISFVAHFVREGLIAGGTTPPPKKKSWIERLPNPLAIQLPGWDPTEFLRTTYPLVAWIGTRPAFVAGALLAGGAALCVLSSLDRLLLDLSQARNWVTADFLLTFIVLLSVSKGIHELAHAYSCVRFGGACRKSGVMLLLLMPTLYCDVSDSWLMPSRRHRILVSAAGMLAELVLASLAAFVWWGTAPGLPHFLALSLMTVCSLNTVLVNGNPLLKYDGYYILSDAIGRPNLATDAAEGVRKGFLRIVFGAQTGGRPELDARPEWPAVVYGLASGGYRIAMAVLIAYGLVRAGHRQPWEPVATLLAAVILGGLVIRTAAPLAREIVRQGRERLVGWGRLSIGLVVLGVVVAGLALVPMPNPVKAPALVELAASQDVFLTVGGILSECEPAGTVVNEGSLIARLRNPELEIRLLDLESQRAGYEQRMKAIEARRVDNPALADEIPTLRKTIEGLDARIKLAHDELSRLAIRSPLAGRVWPPRNVAAKAVDPRELRDWQGTPLDPANRSAYLPEGTQLCTIGPEGDFVVRAYVSQRDVEHVRIGQAAWVGLSGQVLELPRGTVERISATPSATLPREVALLNELPVEASSSSKEGPRPSEPVYEVTIRMESPGGVALRSAALVRIEPPWTPLWRWVLRQVRQALRFPTT, encoded by the coding sequence ATGACCTCTCCGGCTCTCGCCCTCCGCTCGGATCTTGTCTGCCGGGAGATCCGGTTTGACCGGCGGCGGATGTGGGTCATCAAGGACCCGTTCCGCGAGAAGTTCTTTCACCTCTCCGCCGATGAGCTGCTGATCCTGCAGAACCTCGACGGGCGGCGGAGCGTCGAGGAGGCGTACGAGACATTTCAGCACCAGCGGCCCGACCGGTTCCTGGGGGCGGATGACTTCATCAGCTTTGTGGCCCACTTTGTCCGCGAAGGGCTGATTGCCGGCGGGACGACGCCCCCTCCCAAGAAGAAGTCGTGGATCGAGCGGCTTCCCAATCCGCTGGCGATCCAGCTCCCCGGCTGGGACCCGACGGAGTTCCTGCGGACGACGTATCCGCTGGTGGCGTGGATCGGGACGCGGCCGGCGTTTGTCGCCGGGGCGTTGCTAGCAGGGGGGGCGGCGCTGTGTGTTCTCAGCTCGCTGGACCGGCTGCTGCTGGATCTTTCGCAGGCCCGCAACTGGGTGACGGCGGACTTCCTGCTGACGTTCATCGTCCTGCTCAGCGTCTCCAAGGGGATTCACGAGCTGGCCCACGCTTACAGCTGCGTGCGGTTTGGCGGGGCGTGCCGGAAGTCCGGCGTGATGCTGCTGCTCCTGATGCCGACGCTCTACTGCGACGTTTCCGACTCGTGGCTGATGCCCTCCCGCCGGCACCGGATTCTTGTCTCCGCGGCGGGGATGCTGGCGGAGCTGGTCCTGGCGTCGCTGGCGGCGTTTGTCTGGTGGGGGACGGCGCCGGGGTTGCCGCACTTTCTGGCGCTCTCGCTGATGACCGTCTGCTCACTGAATACCGTGCTCGTCAACGGGAATCCGCTCCTCAAGTACGACGGGTACTACATCCTGTCCGATGCCATCGGCCGGCCGAACCTGGCGACCGACGCCGCGGAGGGGGTGCGGAAGGGGTTCCTGCGGATTGTGTTTGGGGCCCAGACCGGCGGGCGGCCGGAGCTGGACGCGCGGCCGGAATGGCCGGCGGTCGTTTACGGGCTGGCGAGCGGCGGGTACCGGATCGCCATGGCGGTGCTGATTGCTTATGGTCTTGTGCGGGCGGGGCACCGGCAGCCATGGGAGCCGGTGGCGACCCTGCTGGCCGCCGTCATCCTGGGAGGGCTTGTGATCCGCACCGCTGCGCCGCTGGCCCGTGAGATTGTCCGCCAGGGTCGGGAACGGCTTGTGGGGTGGGGGCGGCTTTCGATCGGCCTGGTTGTGCTGGGGGTGGTGGTGGCGGGGCTGGCGCTCGTGCCGATGCCGAACCCGGTGAAGGCGCCGGCGCTCGTGGAGCTGGCGGCTTCGCAGGATGTGTTCCTGACTGTGGGCGGGATTTTGAGCGAGTGTGAGCCGGCGGGGACCGTGGTGAACGAAGGGTCGCTGATTGCGCGGTTGCGGAATCCGGAGCTGGAGATCCGGCTGCTGGACCTCGAGAGTCAGCGGGCGGGGTATGAGCAGCGGATGAAGGCGATTGAGGCGAGGCGGGTCGATAACCCGGCGCTGGCGGATGAGATCCCGACGTTGCGGAAGACGATTGAAGGGCTCGATGCGCGGATCAAGCTGGCGCATGACGAGCTGTCGCGGCTGGCGATCCGGAGTCCCCTGGCGGGGCGGGTGTGGCCGCCGCGGAATGTGGCGGCGAAGGCGGTCGATCCGCGGGAGCTGAGGGACTGGCAGGGGACGCCGCTGGATCCGGCGAACCGGTCGGCGTATCTGCCGGAGGGGACGCAGCTGTGCACGATCGGGCCGGAGGGGGACTTTGTGGTGCGGGCGTATGTCTCGCAGCGGGATGTGGAGCACGTGCGGATCGGGCAGGCGGCGTGGGTGGGACTTTCGGGGCAGGTGCTGGAGTTGCCGCGGGGGACGGTGGAGCGGATTTCGGCGACGCCGTCCGCGACGTTGCCGCGGGAGGTGGCTTTGCTGAACGAGTTGCCGGTGGAGGCGAGTTCGTCTTCGAAAGAGGGGCCGCGGCCGTCGGAGCCGGTGTATGAGGTGACGATCCGGATGGAGTCGCCGGGGGGGGTGGCGTTGCGGTCGGCGGCGCTGGTGCGGATTGAGCCGCCTTGGACGCCGCTTTGGCGGTGGGTGCTGCGGCAGGTTCGGCAGGCATTGCGG